A stretch of Microtus pennsylvanicus isolate mMicPen1 chromosome 5, mMicPen1.hap1, whole genome shotgun sequence DNA encodes these proteins:
- the Fgf4 gene encoding fibroblast growth factor 4 produces MAKRGPPTGTLLPRVLVALLVALVGRGAAAPNGTRPVELGRGWDGLVARSLARLPVAAQPPQAAVRSGAGDYLLGLKRLRRLYCNVGIGFHLQVLPDGRIGGVHADTGDSLLELSPVQRGVVSIFGVASRFFVAMSSRGKLFGVPFFTDECKFKEILLPNNYNAYESYAHPGMFMALSKNGRTKKGNRVSPTMKVTHFLPRL; encoded by the exons ATGGCTAAGCGCGGGCCGCCCACGGGGACACTGCTGCCCAGGGTCCTGGTGGCCCTGCTGGTGGCCCTGGTGGGTCGAGGGGCCGCCGCACCCAACGGCACGCGGCCAGTCGAACTGGGGCGCGGCTGGGATGGCCTGGTGGCCCGCTCGCTGGCGCGCCTGCCGGTGGCCGCGCAACCCCCGCAAGCGGCGGTCCGCAGCGGCGCAGGGGACTACCTGCTGGGCCTCAAAAGACTGCGGCGGCTCTACTGCAACGTGGGCATCGGATTCCACCTGCAGGTGCTGCCCGACGGCCGCATCGGCGGCGTGCACGCAGACACCGGCGACA GCCTTCTGGAGCTTTCCCCGGTGCAGCGGGGCGTAGTGAGCATCTTCGGAGTGGCCAGCCGGTTCTTCGTGGCCATGAGCAGCAGGGGCAAGCTCTTCGGTGTG CCTTTCTTTACCGATGAGTGTAAATTCAAAGAGATTCTTCTGCCCAACAATTACAACGCTTACGAATCCTACGCGCACCCCGGCATGTTCATGGCCCTCAGTAAGAACGGGCGGACCAAGAAAGGGAACCGAGTGTCACCTACCATGAAGGTAACCCACTTCCTTCCTAGACTGTGA